The Triticum aestivum cultivar Chinese Spring chromosome 3A, IWGSC CS RefSeq v2.1, whole genome shotgun sequence genome includes a region encoding these proteins:
- the LOC123063103 gene encoding uncharacterized protein has product MGSCASVHKDDVGLPKKQQLLASSSPPAKDDTKAVAGAPVGDVLVDLRRKIEGFGPSRTPDSGSKDEMFFESQPWLDSDCEDDFYSINGDFTPSRGSTPVHQPRAQTVMSNVFLPDNAARSPNSSEASPTGRRKLADLLQEATRNDTGETAAAAAGEADGSKSGQQAVAPAAGKTVSEPSSGCSTEPTPVREARTRKERAWYSGRCCLPTFVHSLALDDEGRQKTGPGPCAV; this is encoded by the exons ATGGGCTCGTGCGCCTCGGTCCACAAGGACGACGTCGGGCTGCCCAAGAAGCAGCAGCTGCtcgcgtcctcctcgccgccggccaagGACGACACCAAGGCCGTCGCCGGCGCGCCCGTCGGCGACGTGCTCGTCGACCTCAGGCGCAAGATCGAGGGGTTCGGCCCCAGCAGGACCCCTGACTCCG GTAGCAAGGATGAGATGTTCTTTGAGTCTCAACCGTGGTTGGATTCCGACTGCGAGGATGACTTCTACAGTATAAATGGAG ATTTCACTCCGTCGCGCGGCAGCACTCCAGTCCATCAACCCAGGGCGCAGACCGTGATGAGCAACGTGTTTCTTCCTGATAACGCCGCGCGGAGCCCCAACTCATCGGAGGCTTCTCCGACCGGACGGAGAAAATTGGCCGACCTCCTGCAAGAGGCGACGCGGAACGACACCGGAGAgaccgctgccgccgctgccggagAGGCAGACGGTAGCAAGAGCGGACAGCAGGCCGTCGCCCCAGCTGCTGGGAAGACGGTGTCGGAGCCCAGCTCCGGCTGCAGCACGGAGCCGACGCCTGTGAGGGAAGCCCGGACCCGGAAAGAGAGGGCCTGGTACTCCGGCCGCTGCTGCCTGCCGACCTTCGTCCACAGCCTGGCCCTAGACGACGAGGGGCGGCAGAAGACCGGCCCCGGCCCGTGCGCCGTCTGA
- the LOC123063104 gene encoding transcription and mRNA export factor ENY2, which produces MRSSINRPPTPNDDDEEEEEVGKEASLGDIINLKLVESGEKERLMELLRERLVECGWRDDMKALCRAYARKKGRNNVTLDDLIHVITPKGRASVPDAVKAELLQRIRSFLMSSSLW; this is translated from the exons AT GAGGTCGTCGATTAACCGGCCGCCGACGCCgaacgatgacgacgaggaggaggaggaggtagggaAGGAGGCTTCTCTCGGAGACATCATCAACCTCAAG TTGGTGGAGAGCGGCGAGAAGGAGCGGCTGATGGAGCTTCTCCGGGAGCGGCTCGTAGAGTGCGGCTGGAGGGATGACATGAAGGCTCTCTGCAG GGCTTATGCAAGGAAAAAGGGAAGAAATAATGTAACATTAGATGATCTTATTCATGTTATTACTCCAAAAGGAAGAG CCTCGGTGCCCGATGCGGTGAAGGCAGAGCTGCTGCAGCGCATCCGATCCTTTCTCATGTCTTCCTCGCTTTGGTAG